A DNA window from Parabacteroides johnsonii DSM 18315 contains the following coding sequences:
- a CDS encoding PH domain-containing protein, whose product MEPRISSSTMDRTNKIKTFAMLLLLYGICIFPAWDGNLHVLLGLFAVSTILCLVTRGFMPNRFIVDGEKLVIDASFRKTYISIEEILSVRKVDRQDLGIMIRSFGVSWLFGDLGYFSSTAIGHVKVFARRSDNRILITTIRHGNFIIAPDDPEFIHYLNRAILRR is encoded by the coding sequence ATGGAACCCCGGATCTCTTCTTCGACGATGGATCGTACCAATAAGATAAAGACGTTTGCCATGCTTCTGCTTTTATATGGCATCTGTATATTCCCGGCTTGGGATGGCAACCTGCATGTCTTGTTGGGTTTGTTTGCCGTCAGTACGATCCTCTGTTTGGTTACTCGAGGATTTATGCCAAACCGTTTTATCGTGGATGGAGAAAAACTGGTAATAGATGCGTCTTTCCGGAAAACGTATATAAGCATAGAGGAAATCCTTTCGGTCCGCAAGGTCGACCGGCAGGATTTAGGAATAATGATCCGTTCATTTGGTGTCAGTTGGTTGTTTGGCGATCTCGGATATTTCTCTTCTACTGCTATCGGACATGTGAAAGTTTTTGCCCGGCGTTCTGATAATCGTATTCTGATTACGACTATCAGACACGGTAACTTTATCATTGCACCTGATGATCCTGAATTTATCCATTATCTGAACCGGGCGATACTTAGGAGATAG
- a CDS encoding sensor histidine kinase: protein MKTALLLLLLFLVNSGSAETFVPYTPDSLKKGDWVEIESVHYYPYIAPGIEEKVPWRAENIRRVIFKATVTDLNEHTLTLDYTLKNLYDCRNEAGKPGFYYFDSRYRQDFTFDHEKVGQRLLRVIYDRDSQEVQTLDKQETIFSYSKNYVPFGVRQAGLSTYPETTLRDSLLLDKLLIPAAQTLLTSWQEEGMPRLAQNTRIIDASFSLPPNTEFTCSHVNFDLSDDSTIHKKIFIAYPTEYKVGERVTLLLTPGDSITQDKERFATTHKRHYQGRGSEQNNIQYSFRRFADIYDPDMRSLNPITPDQVKKAFQTRDSLFQIALEKDFKHLDPYWRKVFERSEQYFEGMFVLEFYMRATDKQAWQESGLLDWQAPYFASVNPLIDFAYSLQKTDAATYYYFLYTYSNYKKQEFKSDNLCLNKQGKLSPQEEYIINKQLFSGFPKYMATGSTLQQLMHTNTLSEIEGDYNDFIRSCPDTSLTNLLKRTYDKLLPFETGKNIRESGLMIADSLHLVKGSDRKYILLFLSREQGLPAPNLQNALDFKKCLESEGLVSIVQLELYSKFQSNNTERVKPFKAISDLQIEELRRKGLGAVTILMREDGTILYRQFTGWRFDPKPALAIIQNDLNREDESFNDFLKGFKEGVLGTLLIAAIICIAYYFRTKEKQKKERNRRRIRELELRAIRSQMNPHFIFNALSSIQNLINRSASQEANEYLIDFSRLLRKVLATSEKKLVPLSDEIEQLQLYLKLEQLRFPFSYSLTVDKNIEPDAIEIPGMLIQPFVENAVKHGIAPRGTGEIIIRLSLQDQLLTIDIIDDGPGIETEAEGGFGIRAISNEFEILKDLYNTEIGITIENRQKKESVSGCHVRLSIPL from the coding sequence ATGAAAACAGCACTCCTATTGCTTCTCCTTTTCCTGGTAAACAGCGGTTCGGCCGAAACGTTCGTTCCCTATACCCCCGACTCTCTGAAAAAGGGCGATTGGGTGGAAATCGAGTCCGTCCATTACTATCCTTACATTGCTCCGGGTATCGAAGAAAAGGTGCCCTGGCGGGCAGAAAACATCCGACGAGTCATCTTTAAGGCGACCGTAACAGATCTGAATGAACATACCCTCACCCTCGATTACACGCTCAAGAACCTGTACGACTGCCGGAACGAAGCCGGAAAGCCCGGTTTCTACTATTTTGACAGCCGCTACCGGCAGGACTTCACGTTCGACCACGAGAAAGTCGGCCAACGGCTCCTGCGTGTCATATACGATCGGGATAGCCAAGAAGTACAGACTTTAGACAAGCAGGAAACTATCTTTTCTTATTCGAAAAACTATGTTCCTTTCGGAGTAAGACAGGCCGGGTTATCCACCTATCCGGAAACGACTCTCCGGGATTCCTTACTCTTGGACAAACTGCTTATACCGGCGGCACAAACTCTCCTGACCAGCTGGCAGGAAGAAGGAATGCCTCGGCTGGCACAAAACACACGAATCATCGACGCTTCGTTTTCCCTTCCTCCAAATACGGAGTTTACGTGTAGCCATGTCAATTTCGACTTGTCCGACGATTCGACCATCCACAAGAAGATATTCATCGCCTACCCGACCGAATACAAAGTGGGCGAACGGGTGACACTCCTACTCACTCCGGGGGATTCCATCACACAAGACAAAGAACGGTTTGCCACGACTCACAAAAGACATTATCAGGGACGGGGAAGCGAACAGAACAATATCCAATACAGTTTTCGGCGGTTCGCGGACATATATGACCCTGATATGCGAAGTTTGAACCCTATCACTCCTGACCAAGTAAAAAAAGCATTTCAAACCCGTGATTCCCTTTTTCAAATTGCATTAGAAAAAGATTTCAAGCATTTGGACCCATACTGGCGAAAGGTTTTCGAACGCTCGGAGCAATATTTTGAAGGGATGTTTGTCCTCGAGTTTTATATGAGAGCCACCGACAAACAGGCTTGGCAAGAAAGCGGTTTGCTTGACTGGCAAGCTCCTTATTTCGCATCGGTCAATCCGCTTATCGACTTTGCATACAGCCTGCAAAAGACAGACGCCGCAACCTACTATTATTTCCTATACACATATTCAAACTATAAAAAACAAGAATTCAAATCCGACAACCTGTGCTTGAACAAGCAAGGAAAACTATCCCCACAGGAAGAATACATCATAAATAAACAACTCTTTTCGGGTTTTCCTAAATATATGGCAACGGGATCAACTCTACAACAGTTGATGCACACCAACACGCTATCCGAAATAGAAGGAGATTATAACGATTTTATCCGCTCCTGTCCGGATACCAGTCTGACAAATCTGCTAAAAAGAACATACGATAAACTATTACCCTTCGAAACTGGAAAAAATATCAGGGAAAGTGGCCTTATGATAGCCGATAGCTTGCATCTGGTGAAAGGAAGCGACCGGAAATACATCCTGCTGTTTTTATCAAGAGAACAAGGTCTTCCTGCGCCAAACCTTCAAAATGCACTTGATTTCAAAAAATGTCTTGAATCGGAAGGGCTTGTCTCCATCGTTCAACTCGAGTTATATTCAAAATTCCAATCTAACAATACCGAACGGGTAAAACCCTTTAAAGCGATTTCCGATCTGCAAATAGAGGAATTAAGGCGTAAGGGACTCGGTGCAGTGACTATCCTGATGCGTGAAGACGGAACCATCCTCTATCGGCAATTTACGGGTTGGAGGTTTGATCCCAAACCCGCCTTAGCAATCATTCAAAACGACCTGAACCGGGAAGACGAATCTTTCAACGATTTTCTAAAAGGATTCAAAGAAGGAGTCTTAGGTACACTTTTAATCGCGGCAATCATCTGTATCGCCTACTATTTCAGGACGAAAGAAAAGCAAAAGAAGGAACGTAACCGCCGCCGTATCCGTGAACTCGAACTGCGCGCCATCCGTTCTCAGATGAACCCGCATTTCATTTTTAATGCGCTCAGCTCGATCCAGAATCTGATCAACCGATCGGCCAGCCAAGAGGCAAATGAATACTTGATCGATTTCTCACGCCTGTTGCGAAAAGTGCTGGCGACTTCCGAAAAGAAGCTGGTTCCCCTCTCCGACGAGATCGAACAACTACAGCTCTACCTGAAGCTCGAACAGCTCCGGTTCCCCTTCTCCTATTCGCTGACGGTAGACAAAAATATCGAACCGGACGCGATTGAGATTCCGGGAATGCTGATACAGCCTTTCGTCGAAAACGCCGTCAAACACGGAATCGCTCCGCGCGGTACGGGAGAAATCATAATTCGATTATCTTTGCAAGACCAGTTGCTGACCATCGACATCATCGACGACGGTCCCGGAATAGAAACAGAAGCGGAAGGTGGCTTTGGTATCCGCGCCATCAGCAACGAGTTCGAGATACTAAAGGATTTGTACAATACGGAAATCGGCATAACGATCGAAAACAGGCAGAAAAAAGAATCCGTTTCCGGTTGCCATGTCCGGCTATCCATTCCTTTATAA
- a CDS encoding LytR/AlgR family response regulator transcription factor yields MDTKITAAIVDDEQGNRENLLRMIGKHCPQIKISAICSSVTEARTVLPEAKPDILFLDIRLGDDTGFSLLKNLPEIPFEVIFVTAYDNYAIQAIRFSALDYLLKPIDPEELTHAVDKAVQVVLRKQENRRMQNLLQNTQVLDKQKKIALSVADKIEFVEIGSIIRCESESNYTTFYLKSGEKLIVSKTLKEFDELLTPYNFLRVHQSHLINLDEIKSFIKSDGGYIRMKDGASVSISRQRRNYVMEVLKQL; encoded by the coding sequence ATGGACACAAAAATAACCGCAGCAATCGTAGATGACGAGCAGGGGAACCGAGAGAACCTGCTCCGTATGATCGGAAAGCATTGTCCGCAAATCAAAATATCGGCCATTTGCAGCTCCGTCACCGAAGCCCGTACCGTGCTGCCCGAAGCTAAACCGGATATCCTTTTCTTAGATATCCGGTTAGGCGACGATACCGGCTTTTCCCTCCTGAAAAATCTTCCGGAGATTCCTTTCGAGGTGATCTTCGTGACCGCTTACGACAACTATGCGATCCAGGCCATCCGCTTCAGTGCGCTCGACTACCTGTTAAAGCCCATCGACCCGGAAGAACTGACACATGCCGTAGACAAGGCGGTCCAGGTCGTCCTTCGGAAACAAGAAAACAGACGAATGCAGAACCTCCTGCAAAACACGCAAGTATTGGACAAGCAAAAGAAAATAGCCCTGTCGGTCGCTGATAAGATTGAGTTTGTAGAAATCGGTTCCATTATCCGTTGCGAATCGGAAAGCAACTACACGACCTTCTATCTGAAGTCGGGGGAAAAACTGATCGTATCGAAAACGCTCAAGGAGTTCGACGAATTATTGACACCCTACAACTTCCTCCGCGTCCACCAGTCGCACCTGATCAATCTGGATGAAATCAAAAGTTTCATCAAAAGCGACGGTGGATATATACGCATGAAGGACGGAGCCTCGGTCAGCATTTCCCGCCAACGGCGGAACTATGTGATGGAGGTATTAAAGCAATTATAA